In Oncorhynchus tshawytscha isolate Ot180627B linkage group LG06, Otsh_v2.0, whole genome shotgun sequence, the following are encoded in one genomic region:
- the LOC112252110 gene encoding mediator of RNA polymerase II transcription subunit 16 isoform X1: protein MMEVAYVCEWEKRPKSNHYPSIPLVCAWSCRNLVAFTTDLKNEEDEKEVSHMVHIIDTEHPWDVYSINSGHGEVISCLEWDQSGSRLLSADGDGQIKCWAMADHLVNSWESSLGSAEDGDPIIALSWLHNGVKLALHVEMSGSTNFGEKFSRVKFSPSLTLFGGKPMEGWLAVTVSGLVTVSLLKPNGQLLTASESLCRLRGRVALADIAFTGGGNIVVAATDGSSSSPVQFYKVCVSVVNEKCRIDTELLPSLFMRCTTDPVRRDKYPAVTHLKFLTRENSEQVLLCASSQMGSIVECWSLRKEGLPVNNIFQHRSPVVGEKQPTILKWRILSATNDLDRVSAVALPKLPISISNTDLKVASDTKFCPGLGLALAFHDGSIQILHRLSLHTMGVFYGSSSGSSQRPGDEPAIKRQRPGGPTVHFKALQFSWTSLALAGVDNHGKLHMIRVSPSMGQMLDMNTLLRHLLFLLEYCMVTGYDWWDVLLHVQPGMVHNLVEKLHEEYMRQNQALQQVLSTRIVAVKASLCKLSSATAARACDFHAKLLLIAISSTLKSLLRPHVLNTPDKSPGDRLAEICSKNTDTDIDKVMINLKTEEFVLDGPPLQSLQQLIQWVGDFVLYLMANLPNQGSVVRPGFGFLRDGWSLGMLREMMVMIRIWGLLKPGCLPIYTATSDNQDSMSLLFRLLTKLWLCSRDEGHPQEPDEPLIDECCLLPSQLLVPSMDWLPVNDGIICKLQGKHPLRLQFGKPYSLPGLNSTPQVEVFSRSPGVQRMDHLRCLYMGVCPTEDSKACTRCGCVTMLRSPNKTNAMKQWEQRWIKNCLCGGLWRRIPSTLS, encoded by the exons ATGATGGAGGTTGCCTATGTTTGTGAGTGGGAGAAGAGACCCAAGAGCAACCACTATCCTTCCATCCCACTGGTGTGTGCCTGGTCCTGCAGGAACCTCGTTGCCTTTACCACAGACCTAAAAAATGAGGAAGACGAGAAAG AAGTCAGTCATATGGTCCACATCATTGACACAGAACACCCATGGGATGTGTACTCTATTAACTCTGGACATGGCGAGGTCATATCCTGTCTGGAGTGGGACCAATCAG GTTCCAGGTTGCTGTCTGCTGATGGAGATGGGCAGATCAAGTGCTGGGCGATGGCAGATCACCTGGTGAACAGCTGGGAGAGTTCACTAGGGAGTGCAGAGGACGGAGACCCCATCATAGCTCTGTCCTGGCTGCACAATGGAGTTAAGCTGGCTCTGCATGTGGAGATG TCGGGCTCCACCAATTTCGGTGAGAAATTTTCACGGGTCAAGTTCTCACCGTCACTCACGCTGTTTGGGGGAAAGCCCATGGAGGGCTGGCTGGCAGTGACAGTGAGCGGCCTGGTCACCGTGTCCCTGCTGAAGCCCAACGGTCAGCTGCTCACAGCCAGCGAGAGCCTGTGTCGCCTGAGGGGCCGCGTAGCCCTGGCCGACATCGCCTTCACCGGCGGGGGTAATATTGTGGTGGCGGCCACGGATGGCAGCAGTTCATCACCTGTGCAGTTCTACAAG GTGTGCGTGAGTGTGGTCAACGAGAAGTGTCGCATCGACACTGAGCTGCTGCCCTCGCTCTTCATGCGCTGCACCACGGACCCGGTCAGGAGAGACAAGTACCCGGCTGTCACACACCTCAAGTTCCTCACCAGGGAGAACTCGGagcag GTGCTGCTGTGTGCCTCCAGTCAGATGGGCAGCATCGTGGAGTGCTGGTCATTGCGGAAGGAAGGCCTCCCTGTCAATAACATATTCCAACATCGTTCACCAGTAG TGGGCGAGAAACAGCCGACGATCCTGAAATGGCGCATCCTCTCGGCCACCAATGATCTGGACCGCGTGTCGGCCGTGGCTCTGCCAAAGCTGCCAATCTCCATCTCCAACACTGACCTAAAGGTGGCGTCGGACACCAAGTTCTGCCCAGGCCTCG GCCTGGCCCTAGCCTTCCACGATGGCAGTATCCAGATCCTCCACCGGCTGTCCCTTCACACCATGGGCGTGTTCTATGGATCCTCCTCGGGCTCCTCCCAGCGGCCCGGTGATGAGCCGGCCATAAAGCGACAGCGCCCCGGCGGCCCAACCGTCCACTTCAAGGCCCTGCAGTTCTCCTGGACCTCACTGGCCCTGGCCGGAGTGGACAACCACGGCAAG CTGCACATGATTCGCGTATCTCCATCCATGGGCCAGATGCTGGACATGAACACACTTCTGCGCCACCTGCTGTTCCTGCTGGAGTACTGCATGGTGACAGGCTACGACTGGTGGGACGTGCTGCTCCACGTGCAGCCTGGCATGGTCCATAACCTGGTGGAGAAGCTGCATGAGGAGTACATGAGACAGAACCAAGCCCTGCAGCAG GTGCTCTCGACACGTATCGTGGCGGTTAAGGCCTCCCTCTGTAAGCTGTCATCGGCCACAGCTGCGCGAGCCTGCGACTTCCACGCCAAGCTCCTCCTCATCGCCATTAGCTCCACCCTCAAGTCCTTGCTGAGACCCCACGTCCTCAACACTCCAGACAAGAGCCCCGGGGACAGGCTGGCAGAGATATGTTCCAAAAACACTGACACTG ATATCGATAAGGTGATGATCAACCTGAAGACGGAGGAATTTGTGCTGGACGGCCCCCCACTCCAGTCTCTGCAGCAGCTCATCCAATGGGTGGGAGATTTTGTGCTGTACCTGATGGCCAACCTACCCAATcag GGCTCCGTCGTGCGTCCCGGCTTTGGGTTTCTGCGCGACGGTTGGTCCCTGGGTATGCTGCGGGAGATGATGGTGATGATCCGCATCTGGGGCCTTCTGAAGCCTGGCTGCTTGCCCATCTACACGGCCACCTCGGACAACCAGGACAGCATGTCGCTGCTCTTCCGCCTGCTCACCAAGCTCTGGCTCTGCT CTCGGGACGAGGGCCACCCCCAGGAGCCAGATGAGCCGCTGATAGACGAATGCTGCCTGCTGCCCAGCCAGCTGCTGGTGCCCAGCATGGACTGGCTGCCCGTCAACGACGGCATCATCTGCAAGCTGCAGGGCAAGCACCCGCTGCGGCTTCAGTTTGGCAAGCCCTACAGCCTGCCGGGTCTCAACTCTACACCTCAGGTGGAGGTCTTCTCCAG GAGCCCGGGGGTCCAGAGGATGGATCATCTACGTTGTCTCTACATGGGAGTCTGCCCCACAGAGGACAGCAAAGCCTGTACCAG GTGTGGCTGTGTGACTATGCTCCGCTCGCCTAACAAGACCAACGCCATGAAGCAGTGGGAGCAGCGCTGGATCAAGAACTGCCTTTGCGGAGGCCTCTGGAGAAGGATCCCCTCCACACTGTCCTAA
- the LOC112252110 gene encoding mediator of RNA polymerase II transcription subunit 16 isoform X2: protein MMEVAYVCEWEKRPKSNHYPSIPLVCAWSCRNLVAFTTDLKNEEDEKVSHMVHIIDTEHPWDVYSINSGHGEVISCLEWDQSGSRLLSADGDGQIKCWAMADHLVNSWESSLGSAEDGDPIIALSWLHNGVKLALHVEMSGSTNFGEKFSRVKFSPSLTLFGGKPMEGWLAVTVSGLVTVSLLKPNGQLLTASESLCRLRGRVALADIAFTGGGNIVVAATDGSSSSPVQFYKVCVSVVNEKCRIDTELLPSLFMRCTTDPVRRDKYPAVTHLKFLTRENSEQVLLCASSQMGSIVECWSLRKEGLPVNNIFQHRSPVVGEKQPTILKWRILSATNDLDRVSAVALPKLPISISNTDLKVASDTKFCPGLGLALAFHDGSIQILHRLSLHTMGVFYGSSSGSSQRPGDEPAIKRQRPGGPTVHFKALQFSWTSLALAGVDNHGKLHMIRVSPSMGQMLDMNTLLRHLLFLLEYCMVTGYDWWDVLLHVQPGMVHNLVEKLHEEYMRQNQALQQVLSTRIVAVKASLCKLSSATAARACDFHAKLLLIAISSTLKSLLRPHVLNTPDKSPGDRLAEICSKNTDTDIDKVMINLKTEEFVLDGPPLQSLQQLIQWVGDFVLYLMANLPNQGSVVRPGFGFLRDGWSLGMLREMMVMIRIWGLLKPGCLPIYTATSDNQDSMSLLFRLLTKLWLCSRDEGHPQEPDEPLIDECCLLPSQLLVPSMDWLPVNDGIICKLQGKHPLRLQFGKPYSLPGLNSTPQVEVFSRSPGVQRMDHLRCLYMGVCPTEDSKACTRCGCVTMLRSPNKTNAMKQWEQRWIKNCLCGGLWRRIPSTLS, encoded by the exons ATGATGGAGGTTGCCTATGTTTGTGAGTGGGAGAAGAGACCCAAGAGCAACCACTATCCTTCCATCCCACTGGTGTGTGCCTGGTCCTGCAGGAACCTCGTTGCCTTTACCACAGACCTAAAAAATGAGGAAGACGAGAAAG TCAGTCATATGGTCCACATCATTGACACAGAACACCCATGGGATGTGTACTCTATTAACTCTGGACATGGCGAGGTCATATCCTGTCTGGAGTGGGACCAATCAG GTTCCAGGTTGCTGTCTGCTGATGGAGATGGGCAGATCAAGTGCTGGGCGATGGCAGATCACCTGGTGAACAGCTGGGAGAGTTCACTAGGGAGTGCAGAGGACGGAGACCCCATCATAGCTCTGTCCTGGCTGCACAATGGAGTTAAGCTGGCTCTGCATGTGGAGATG TCGGGCTCCACCAATTTCGGTGAGAAATTTTCACGGGTCAAGTTCTCACCGTCACTCACGCTGTTTGGGGGAAAGCCCATGGAGGGCTGGCTGGCAGTGACAGTGAGCGGCCTGGTCACCGTGTCCCTGCTGAAGCCCAACGGTCAGCTGCTCACAGCCAGCGAGAGCCTGTGTCGCCTGAGGGGCCGCGTAGCCCTGGCCGACATCGCCTTCACCGGCGGGGGTAATATTGTGGTGGCGGCCACGGATGGCAGCAGTTCATCACCTGTGCAGTTCTACAAG GTGTGCGTGAGTGTGGTCAACGAGAAGTGTCGCATCGACACTGAGCTGCTGCCCTCGCTCTTCATGCGCTGCACCACGGACCCGGTCAGGAGAGACAAGTACCCGGCTGTCACACACCTCAAGTTCCTCACCAGGGAGAACTCGGagcag GTGCTGCTGTGTGCCTCCAGTCAGATGGGCAGCATCGTGGAGTGCTGGTCATTGCGGAAGGAAGGCCTCCCTGTCAATAACATATTCCAACATCGTTCACCAGTAG TGGGCGAGAAACAGCCGACGATCCTGAAATGGCGCATCCTCTCGGCCACCAATGATCTGGACCGCGTGTCGGCCGTGGCTCTGCCAAAGCTGCCAATCTCCATCTCCAACACTGACCTAAAGGTGGCGTCGGACACCAAGTTCTGCCCAGGCCTCG GCCTGGCCCTAGCCTTCCACGATGGCAGTATCCAGATCCTCCACCGGCTGTCCCTTCACACCATGGGCGTGTTCTATGGATCCTCCTCGGGCTCCTCCCAGCGGCCCGGTGATGAGCCGGCCATAAAGCGACAGCGCCCCGGCGGCCCAACCGTCCACTTCAAGGCCCTGCAGTTCTCCTGGACCTCACTGGCCCTGGCCGGAGTGGACAACCACGGCAAG CTGCACATGATTCGCGTATCTCCATCCATGGGCCAGATGCTGGACATGAACACACTTCTGCGCCACCTGCTGTTCCTGCTGGAGTACTGCATGGTGACAGGCTACGACTGGTGGGACGTGCTGCTCCACGTGCAGCCTGGCATGGTCCATAACCTGGTGGAGAAGCTGCATGAGGAGTACATGAGACAGAACCAAGCCCTGCAGCAG GTGCTCTCGACACGTATCGTGGCGGTTAAGGCCTCCCTCTGTAAGCTGTCATCGGCCACAGCTGCGCGAGCCTGCGACTTCCACGCCAAGCTCCTCCTCATCGCCATTAGCTCCACCCTCAAGTCCTTGCTGAGACCCCACGTCCTCAACACTCCAGACAAGAGCCCCGGGGACAGGCTGGCAGAGATATGTTCCAAAAACACTGACACTG ATATCGATAAGGTGATGATCAACCTGAAGACGGAGGAATTTGTGCTGGACGGCCCCCCACTCCAGTCTCTGCAGCAGCTCATCCAATGGGTGGGAGATTTTGTGCTGTACCTGATGGCCAACCTACCCAATcag GGCTCCGTCGTGCGTCCCGGCTTTGGGTTTCTGCGCGACGGTTGGTCCCTGGGTATGCTGCGGGAGATGATGGTGATGATCCGCATCTGGGGCCTTCTGAAGCCTGGCTGCTTGCCCATCTACACGGCCACCTCGGACAACCAGGACAGCATGTCGCTGCTCTTCCGCCTGCTCACCAAGCTCTGGCTCTGCT CTCGGGACGAGGGCCACCCCCAGGAGCCAGATGAGCCGCTGATAGACGAATGCTGCCTGCTGCCCAGCCAGCTGCTGGTGCCCAGCATGGACTGGCTGCCCGTCAACGACGGCATCATCTGCAAGCTGCAGGGCAAGCACCCGCTGCGGCTTCAGTTTGGCAAGCCCTACAGCCTGCCGGGTCTCAACTCTACACCTCAGGTGGAGGTCTTCTCCAG GAGCCCGGGGGTCCAGAGGATGGATCATCTACGTTGTCTCTACATGGGAGTCTGCCCCACAGAGGACAGCAAAGCCTGTACCAG GTGTGGCTGTGTGACTATGCTCCGCTCGCCTAACAAGACCAACGCCATGAAGCAGTGGGAGCAGCGCTGGATCAAGAACTGCCTTTGCGGAGGCCTCTGGAGAAGGATCCCCTCCACACTGTCCTAA